One region of Spiroplasma endosymbiont of Asaphidion curtum genomic DNA includes:
- a CDS encoding PTS transporter subunit EIIC: MEFKHIFSSFKKLKLISNNFQLKNTLKHFRNKTSSGLQKLAKSLMFPIAILPIAAILSRVGGLMMTKDFGITENSVIWYIGSILQVINGSVFDNLSVLFAIGVAFSFAKDNRGEAALIGFFAYTILIGLMTILPKVFYSTILLDINLENKSKLLYQLKGNEVFYSIDMGVLSGIIAGILAATCYNRFQNIKLPTALSFFSGRRFVPLVVILVSLPSAILVAIIWPWLQLGFLSFGQVIIPEKVDSSTRHIQWGVASIYTMLNRALNASGLMRIFNIYFFWQHPFTTSQNGTIINGDIPAFLSNDLVIGAGLFQSGFFPIMMFGLPAAALAIIKCAHPDQRKKVMALLLGVASVSFLTGVTEPLEFSFIYAAPVLFLVHIVLSGIISAITVGLGIRIGFGFSAGLIDYVLSFYQSMKIAKITWEPGISQIWANPGWILPIGILGGGAYYFSFNYLIKKFNYQTLGREQTVSEIDNLDNSLPLSSYQLLAREIFDILGKDNIISADNCITRVRMVVKNVDAGKIEQLNKVRFKVRKIVNKLNPKMVSDKDLQLGIGNDAQFVVDELKKCFNHQRAYNKEEGK, from the coding sequence ATGGAATTTAAACATATTTTTAGTAGTTTTAAAAAACTTAAGCTGATATCTAATAATTTTCAACTAAAAAATACTTTAAAGCATTTTCGTAATAAAACAAGTTCAGGATTACAAAAACTTGCTAAATCGTTAATGTTTCCGATTGCTATTTTACCTATCGCGGCAATATTGAGTCGTGTAGGCGGATTAATGATGACTAAAGATTTTGGAATTACTGAGAACAGTGTTATTTGATATATTGGTTCAATATTGCAGGTTATTAATGGAAGTGTTTTTGATAATCTTTCTGTTCTTTTTGCTATTGGAGTGGCTTTTAGTTTTGCTAAAGATAATCGTGGTGAAGCGGCTCTTATTGGTTTTTTTGCTTATACAATATTAATTGGTCTAATGACAATATTACCAAAAGTTTTTTATTCAACAATTTTATTAGATATTAACTTAGAAAATAAATCAAAACTTTTATATCAACTTAAAGGCAATGAAGTTTTTTATTCTATTGATATGGGAGTTCTGAGTGGTATTATTGCTGGTATATTAGCAGCTACTTGTTATAATCGTTTTCAAAACATTAAGTTGCCAACTGCTTTATCGTTTTTTTCTGGAAGAAGATTTGTGCCATTGGTTGTTATTTTAGTTTCTTTACCGAGTGCTATTTTAGTAGCAATAATTTGACCTTGGCTTCAGTTAGGATTTTTAAGTTTTGGACAAGTTATTATTCCTGAAAAAGTTGACAGTTCAACGCGTCATATTCAATGAGGGGTTGCTAGCATTTATACAATGCTTAATAGAGCATTAAATGCTAGTGGTTTAATGCGTATTTTTAATATTTATTTTTTTTGACAACACCCTTTTACTACTTCACAGAACGGAACAATTATTAATGGCGATATTCCTGCATTTCTTAGTAATGATTTAGTTATTGGTGCTGGATTATTTCAAAGCGGGTTTTTTCCAATTATGATGTTTGGATTACCAGCCGCTGCTCTTGCGATCATTAAATGTGCTCATCCTGACCAAAGAAAAAAAGTGATGGCATTATTACTCGGAGTTGCATCAGTTTCATTTTTAACTGGGGTTACTGAACCATTAGAATTTAGTTTTATTTATGCAGCACCAGTATTGTTTCTTGTTCATATTGTTTTATCAGGGATTATTAGTGCAATTACTGTTGGTTTAGGAATTCGGATTGGTTTTGGTTTTTCTGCTGGTTTAATTGATTATGTTTTAAGTTTTTATCAATCAATGAAAATTGCTAAGATAACTTGGGAACCTGGTATTTCGCAGATATGGGCAAATCCGGGTTGAATATTGCCAATTGGTATTTTAGGTGGCGGTGCTTATTATTTTTCTTTTAATTATTTGATTAAGAAGTTTAATTATCAAACATTAGGTCGTGAGCAAACTGTTAGTGAAATAGATAATTTGGATAATAGTTTACCACTGTCTTCTTATCAGTTATTAGCTAGAGAAATTTTCGATATTTTAGGTAAAGATAATATTATTAGTGCTGATAATTGTATTACAAGGGTAAGAATGGTTGTTAAAAATGTTGATGCTGGAAAGATTGAACAATTAAATAAAGTTAGATTTAAAGTAAGAAAAATTGTTAATAAGCTTAATCCCAAAATGGTTTCAGACAAGGATTTACAACTGGGTATTGGCAATGATGCTCAATTTGTTGTTGATGAGTTAAAAAAATGCTTCAATCATCAGAGGGCGTATAACAAAGAGGAAGGGAAATAA